From a region of the Pogona vitticeps strain Pit_001003342236 chromosome 7, PviZW2.1, whole genome shotgun sequence genome:
- the RNF126 gene encoding E3 ubiquitin-protein ligase RNF126 yields MAEASPQPGRYFCHCCSAEIAPRLPDYICPRCESGFIEELPEEPRNVENGSSSSASTSDQSRHPFENVDQHLFTLPQGYGQFAFGIIDDSFEFPSFGSNTATEDNREAENRRSEREHQSRHRYGARQPRARFTTRRAGGRHEGVPTLEGIIQQLVNGIIAPTTIPNLGVGPWGILHSNPMDYAWGANGLDAIITQLLNQFENTGPPPADKEKIQALPTIHITEEHVDSGLECPVCKEDYEAGESVRQLPCNHLFHDGCIVPWLEQHDTCPVCRKSLSGQNTATNPPGLSAMNFASSSSSSSSSSSSSSSPSNENSANNS; encoded by the exons aTGGCGGAGGCCTCCCCGCAGCCCGGGCGTTatttctgccactgctgctcgGCCGAGATCGCGCCGCGTCTCCCG GATTACATCTGCCCCAGGTGCGAATCTGGTTTCATTGAAGAGCTGCCGGAAGAGCCGAG GAATGTTGAAAACGGGTCCAGCTCCTCTGCCTCCACCAGCGACCAGAGCAGGCATCCGTTCGAG AACGTGGATCAGCACTTGTTTACCCTGCCGCAGGGCTACGGCCAGTTTGCCTTTGGGATTATCGACGACAGCTTCGAGTTCCCCTCTTTTGGGTCCAACACAGCAACGGAAGACAACCGGGAGGCCGAGAACCGGCGGTCAGAACGAGAGCACCAGTCCCGGCACAGATACGGCGCTCGGCAGCCCCGGGCCCGTTTCACCACCCGACGGGCGGGTGGGCGGCACGAGGGTGTCCCCACCCTAGAAGG gATCATCCAGCAGCTGGTCAATGGGATCATTGCACCGACCACGATACCAAACCTGGGAGTGGGTCCATG GGGGATCTTGCATTCGAATCCCATGGACTACGCCTGGGGGGCCAACGGCTTGGATGCCATTATCACTCAG CTGCTGAACCAATTTGAGAACACCGGGCCCCCTCCGGCCGACAAGGAGAAGATCCAGGCCCTCCCCACCATCCACATCACGGAGGAACACGTGG ATTCTGGGCTGGAATGCCCTGTCTGTAAGGAAGATTACGAGGCGGGCGAGAGTGTCCGGCAGCTGCCCTGCAACCACCTCTTCCACGATGGATGCATCGTTCCCTGGTTAGAACAG CACGACACGTGTCCCGTCTGTCGGAAGAGCTTAAGCGGCCAGAACACAGCCACAAACCCGCCTGGACTCTCGGCCATGAATTTCGCGTCGTCTTCATCGTCCTCGtcctcatcctcttcctcctccagttcCCCAAGTAACGAAAACTCTGcaaacaactcatga